The DNA region CGAGATCGAGCACCGAGATGGGATCGCCGGCCGCTTCGAGTTCGTTGATCAACCGCAGCAGGACTCGCACCGAGGATTCATACGGCTCGATCTCGTAAACCGGTGAGCCGATGTGAACGTGCAGGCCGACCAGTTCGACCGAGGGGACGTCGCGGTATTCCGCGAATACCTTCGGAACCCGTGACCAGCGGACACCGAACTTGTTCTCCTCCTTGCCGGTTGTGGTGTACTCGTGGGTGCGCGCGTCGACGTCCGGGTTGACCCGAATGCAGGCGCGGGCCACCGTCTCGAGCTCGGCCGCGACCCGCGCGAGGACCTCGAGCTCGCTCTCGGACTCCACGTTGAAGAGGCCCACGGACCCTCGGTCCTCGATGTTCTCGCCTCCGAGGCGCTCGGCGTCGCCGGCGAGCGGGCTCCACCGCCCGTCGAGCGCCGCCCGCTGCTCGGCCTCGGGCTTGCCGACGCCGGCAAAGACCATATCCTTCAGCGGCACGCCAGCCAGCCAGGCTCGTTCGAGCTCGTTGCCGGAGACCACGTCCATACCGGCGCCCAGATCGTGGAGGAGCCGCAGGATGTGCAAATTCGACGATGCCTTGATGGCGTAGTGGAGGTGGGCTCCGAGCGGCGCGAAGGCGCGCTCGATCCTGCGATAGGAGGAGCGGATGGCCTCGGCGGAGTAGACGTAGGTGGGGGTGCCGACCACCTCGGCGATATCCGAAATCGGAACCTCGTCGGCGTGGAGCGCGCCGTCTCGGTAGGAGAATGCATCCAGGGGCTGCGTCGTCACTTCAGGCTTCCTAGTCCGTTTTGGGATAGAGATAGTTGTTGTTGCGTTTTACGCGGAACACGTTGCCGTTCTCGTCGAGCTCGAAGGTCACCAGGTCCTT from Acidobacteriota bacterium includes:
- the lysA gene encoding diaminopimelate decarboxylase, which produces MTTQPLDAFSYRDGALHADEVPISDIAEVVGTPTYVYSAEAIRSSYRRIERAFAPLGAHLHYAIKASSNLHILRLLHDLGAGMDVVSGNELERAWLAGVPLKDMVFAGVGKPEAEQRAALDGRWSPLAGDAERLGGENIEDRGSVGLFNVESESELEVLARVAAELETVARACIRVNPDVDARTHEYTTTGKEENKFGVRWSRVPKVFAEYRDVPSVELVGLHVHIGSPVYEIEPYESSVRVLLRLINELEAAGDPISVLDLGGGWPMSYTDGEAPEIESFAEALIPLLEERVRRGLQIVLEPGRLIMANSGVLVTRVQHVKEGRNTRFVIGDAGMHTLIRPAFYRAFHFAWPIEVEPHHVPQTVTQQLELPDLHPSDLVGPICETGDFLARGRNLPKVRRGDLMGVFSAGAYGMSMSSNYNDQVRPAEVLVDGERVVVIKERQKLARLLENELHPRELVFE